The nucleotide sequence AGCGGTCTTTTGGCAGCCATCATCATGGTCTACCTGGCTACCGCGGCATTGCGTCTTAAGACGTCACGGGATACTGCCATTGACAATTTGAGCCGGATCACTCAGAAAATGCACTATTTCAGGAATATTGTCGAATTGCTTCTAAGATCGAAGATATGGCTGCCGGGACTCAGGGAATATATTGACGACGAATTTAGCGGACTTACCTTTTTTGAGGTTAAGGAATTTTACAAAGGCAAATCGAAACTGGCCATCGAATTTCTTCAGGAGACCCATAACTATCAGGATACTGAAAATTTATACCTTGAGTTGAAATCCATTCTCATGACGAGTCCCAGAGAGCGCAAAATTCCGGAGAATATCGCCTACCCCAAGGTCTATAATAGGGACATCGTGGAAAAATGGCTTGAACATAAAGTAGGATCGGGCCTGTGGTATTACTTTGGATATAAATACGCGGTGTTTAAAGAGGCTCTCGATATAAATTCAGTTTTTGAACGCCATCAGGAAAAGATCATGACTCTGGCAAACTCCATAGACAGTGAAGCCTTTGAAGACAGCTCCTTTAACGAAGTATTCCTCTCCAAACTGGGAGAATATATGAATAAGGAGGTGATCCCAAAACTATTTCAGTTTCAGGAGAAGTCGGTTAACAACATGCCGCGAATAATGCGCTATCTGTATTCCATCTTTTTGATGTTGGTGTTGTTTGGTGTGCTTCTGCCTCTACTCTATTTGTTGTTTTCGCTTTCGATCATTGCGCTCATCATCAGTTTTGCCACTGTAATAAGTATAATTTTCTTTATTGCCACTACTTTTTATCCATTCCTTTCGAAAGAAATAAACTCTTAGTTATTGGCCTTGCAAAAATTGTGTAATTAACTTAAGTACGGATTAGTCTTTGCTATAGAATTTTCATTCCATTTAAGTACCTTTGCAAACTATGGCAAAAAATGATGATTTTATTGAAGTTCTCGGAGCCAGAGTTCACAATTTAAAGAACATAGATGTTCGCATCCCCCGAGAGAACTTAGTTGTTATTACCGGCTTAAGCGGAAGCGGAAAGTCGTCATTAGCCTTCGATACGATCTATGCTGAAGGACAACGCCGTTATATTGAAACCTTCTCTGCCTATGCCCGTCAGTTTCTGGGAAGTCTGGAACGTCCCGATGTGGATAAAATTGACGGATTATCCCCGGTCATCGCCATTGAACAAAAGACTACGAGTCGCAGTCCGCGATCTACCGTAGGTACCATAACAGAAATTTACGATTTTCTAAGGCTGTTTTTTGCGCGAGCGAGTGATGCATACAGCTATAACACCGGTAAAAAAATGGTGAGTTACAGTGATGAGCAGATTAAGCAGCTTATCATTCAGGATTTTAAAGGAAAGAAAGTTAGTATCCTCGCGCCGGTAGTTCGTTCCCGTAAAGGTCATTACCGGGAACTGTTCGAACAGATCTCCAAACAGGGATTCTTAAAGGTGCGTATAGATGGTGAGGTCACCGACCTTACCAAAGGCATGAAGATAGATCGTTATAAGACGCACGATATCGAGATCGTTATCGATCGATTGAAGATCAGTGAAGAAAGTGATCACAACAAACGGTTAAGTGAGTCTATTATAACAGCCATGTATCACGGTGACGATGTGCTTATGGTGTTAGACAACGAAACCGATGAAGTACGGTTTTTCAGCAGGTCGTTAATGTGCCCCAGTTCGGGAATTTCTTATCCGAACCCTGAGCCCAATAACTTCTCGTTTAATTCTCCCAAGGGCATGTGTCCCGACTGTAAAGGATTGGGAAAATTATATGAAGTAAATCTGAAAAAAATAGTTCCGGATACGAAGTTATCGATCAAACAAGGTGCTTTAGCCCCTCATGGACCCCAAAAGAGCAATTGGATCTTTAAACAACTGGAACTAATAGCAGAGCGTTTTAAATTTAAACTGAGCGACCCCTTCGAATCCATACCCGAAGAAGCCAAAGAAATGATCTTTCACGGAGGAAATGAAAAGTTCGAGATCGAGTCTAAAACCCTGGGAATTACCCGAAATTACAAGATAGATTTTGAAGGGGTGGCTACATTTCTTCAGAATACATTTGAAGCCAACGAATCTAAGTCTTTACGTCGTTGGGCGAAAGAATATATGGATAAGATTCCGTGCCCCGAATGTGGTGGAAGTCGTCTTCGGAAAGAGTCGTTATACTTTAAAGTGAATGAAAAGAATATCGCCGATCTTGCCCATATGGATGTGGTGGAACTGGCCGAGTGGTTCGACGACCTGGAAAAGCACCTGTCGGAAACACAACTCAAGATCGCTTCCGAAATTATTAAAGAAGTACGATCCCGTTTGCAATTTCTAGTGGATGTAGGTTTAACGTATCTGGCTTTGGATCGCAGTTCCAAGTCACTGTCCGGTGGTGAAGCACAACGCATACGATTGGCAACCCAGATCGGTTCCCAACTGGTTGGCGTTCTTTATATCCTTGATGAACCCAGTATTGGATTGCATCAGCGGGATAATGAAAAACTCATTCAATCATTGATAGCGCTACGAGATATCGGGAATTCGGTGATCGTGGTCGAGCACGACAAGGATATGATCTACCATGCAGACTATGTGATAGATATTGGTCCGGCAGCCGGGCGCCACGGTGGCGAGATCGTTTCCCAAGGAACGCCAAAGGAAATTGAAAAGCACCACACCCTCACGGCAGATTATCTGAACGGAACCAAAGAGATCGCTATTCCGAAGAAGAGAAGAAAAGGGAATGGAAAAACGCTCACCCTTAGTGGTGCAACCGGTAATAACCTGAAAAATATAAGTGTAGATTTTCCCTTAGGGACTATGATTGGTGTTACAGGCGTTTCGGGAAGTGGTAAATCAACTTTAGTAAACGAAACCCTCTACCCTATTCTGAATGCACATTTTTTTAACGGGGTAAAAAAGCCTATGCCATACACGAAGATCGATGGCTTAAAGCACATCGACAAGGTGATAGATATCAATCAGTCGCCTATTGGCCGAACGCCTCGTTCTAATCCGGCGACGTATACCGGAGTCTTTTCTGAAATACGCAGCCTGTATGCTAAAGTTCCGGAAGCCATGATACGAGGATATAAACCGGGACGTTTCAGCTTTAATGTGGCCGGCGGACGTTGTGAAACCTGTAAAGGCGGTGGTTTAAGGGTTATTGAAATGAATTTTCTTCCCGATGTTTATGTGGAATGTGAAACTTGTCAGGGCAAGCGTTTTAACCGGGAAACCCTTGAAATACGTTACAAAGGGAATTCTATTTATGACGTATTGGAAATGACTATCAATGAAGCCTGTAAGTTCTTTGAACATATTCCGAAGATCTACCGAAAATTAAAGACTATACAGGATGTAGGGCTGGGATATATTACCCTGGGGCAGCAATCCACTACCCTTTCGGGAGGTGAGGCGCAACGAATAAAACTCGCAACGGAACTTTCAAAGCGAGATACGGGAAATACTTTCTATATTCTTGATGAGCCCACCACCGGACTCCATTTTGAGGACATTAGAGTGTTACTCGTCGTACTAAATAAATTGGTGGATAAAGGAAACACAGTAGTGATCATTGAACACAATCTCGATGTCATCAAAACCGTAGATTATATCATCGATATTGGCCCCGAAGGAGGAAAAAAAGGGGGTAAGATCATGGCGCTAGGAACCCCCGAGGAGATCGTAAAGGACAAAAAGAGCTATACAGCGCGTTTCCTCAAAAAAGAATTACATTAGCCAAGAAAAAGGTAGTAGATTTAAGCCTTTAGCTGTTATAATAATGAAGGTGACGGAAGGAACACTATGAAAATTGATTGAATGAGAAACGAAAGTAATCCAAAAAACTGGAACGAAGTTAAAACCAACGATTCGTGGGCGATCTTTAAGATCATGGGAGAATTTGTGAACGGATATGAAAAAATGAGCCGTATTGGACCCTGCGTATCTATATTTGGTTCGGCAAGAACCAAACCGGATCATAAATATTATAAACTTGCCGAAAGTATAGCGAAAAAGATCACCGAAAACGGTTACGGAGTGATCACCGGAGGGGGTCCCGGGATCATGGAAGCCGGAAATAAAGGAGCTCATCTGGCCGGCGGAACTTCCGTAGGACTGAATATTACACTTCCTTTCGAACAACATGATAACGCCTATATCGACAGTGATAAGAGTATCGATTTCGATTATTTCTTTGTGCGAAAGGTGATGTTCGTAAAATATTCACAAGGGTTTGTTGTCATGCCCGGAGGGTTTGGAACCTTAGACGAATTCTTTGAGGCGTTTACACTTATACAAACACATAAGATCGATAAATTCCCTTTAATTCTTGTTGGGCGTGAATTCTGGAGTGGTTTGATGGATTGGATTACCGGTACCTTACTTGAAGCAAACAACAATATAAGCCCGGAAGATATGGACCTGGTTCATGTAGTTGATAATGAAGATGAAGTTTTGGAAATTCTAAACAATTTCTACGACAAGTACAACCTTAGTCCGAACTTTTAAGGAGCCCCGCATTTATGAACAAAACCCTCGTTTTTGTAACCATTCTTCTGGTAAGTTGCTCACTTGCAGCACAACATACTATTTCGATCGATGCCCATATAGTACCTGAAAAAAAGGCCATCAACATTACACAGGAGATCGAGTATGTAAACACCTCTGCCGAGACCTTAAACGAGATCTATTTAAATGATTGGGCCAACAGCTTTTCTAAAAAGACCACGCCTCTTGCAAAGCGATTTAGTGAAAATTACGACTCTTCCTTTCATTTTGAAAAAAATAAAGACCGTGGAAAAACCACAGTTCACAGCATCACAACGGCTACAGGATTATCACTTAATTGGGAGCGTGGCGATGAAGTTGATATAATAAGGCTGCCACTTGAAATGCCGCTTCGGGCCGGAGAGAGTTTCACTTTTAAAATAGTATACACCGTCACTGTGCCGGACGACAAATTCACGCGCTACGGTATTTCCAAAGATGGGGATCTTAAGTTGCGCTACTGGTATATTTCTCCGGCAGTCTACGACGGTAGCTGGCAGGTCTACAGCAACAAGAATACAGACGATCTTTACTTAACCCCTTCAGCTTTTAATATTGATCTTCATTATCCTGAAAAATACATACTTACGACCGATCTTGATGTAGTTTCTGAAAAAACTTCCGAAGGAACTAAAACCAGTGTTTTACAGAGTAATAAGCGTATGAACGCAACGATGTACTTAAATCAGGATTCTAAGTTTGAATCTATAGTTACCGATAAAGTTGAGATCGTAAGTAATTTGGAAGATAAGAAGGTGGCTCCTCCCATGAGGGCTCTCATTGTTGATCGGATCGCACATTTTCTGAATGAAAAATTGGGGCCGTATCCCTTCAATAAGATCGTGGTTAGCGAAAGTGATTATAAAAACAATCCTGTGTACGGACTCAATCAGCTGCCCGATTTTATTAGTCCGTTTCCCGACGGGTTCGAGTACGATATGGAGCAGTTAAAGACCATAACGGCACAGTATCTCGAAAACACTCTGGTAACCCATCCTCGAAACGATTATTGGCTTCATGGGGCGATCCAGATTTACCTTATGATGGAATATGTGGATCTTTACTATCCCAAAATGAAGATCATTGGAAACCTCAGTAATTTCTGGGTAATTCGCTGGTCACATGCTTCAAATCTTGAGTTTAACGATCAGTACCCTTTGCTATATCTGAATATGGCACGAAATAACCTGAATCAACCCTTAACTACCCCCAAGGATTCACTCGTCAAGTTTAATAAGAACATAGCCAATGCTTATTATGGAGGCGACGGACTTGCCTATCTGGCCGATTATATGGGTAAGGAAAATATGAGTAAAAGCCTGAAGGAGTTTTACCAGGCGAATCGATTAAAACCTATTCATACTTCCGTTTTTGAAACCGCTCTAACAAAAAACACAAACTTACCGGTGAATTGGTTCTTTGAGGATTTTATCGATTCCCGAATTACGATCGACTTTAAAATAAAAAAAGTAAAAAAGAAAGGTGATTCACTGGAAGTGACCATCAGAAATCTGAAGGACAATGTGATGCCTGTATCACTTTATGGCTTAAATAGGGACAGCATTATCTTTAAACGGTGGGTGGATCCTGTGGATTCCATTAGCACAGTGACAGTTCCTGCTCAGGACATTAGGAAGTTGGCTGTAAACTACGAAGAGATCATTCCCGAATACAATCAGAGAAACAATTTTAAAAAGGTAAAAGGATTGCTAAACCGTCCGGTACAATTCAGACTTTTTCAGGATGTAGAAGACCCAAAGTACAATCAGTTGTTTTTTATGCCGGTATTTGAATACAATTTATACGACGGGTTTACTGTGGGGCCGAAATTGTACAATAAAACCGTACTTCCCAAAGCAATTCACTATAAACTGGAACCTCAATACGGGTTTCGCTCCAATACGTTGGTAGGTAATGGCTCCATCGTGTATACCGATAATCGGTCGAGTGGAAAACTATATGCTATGCGTTACGGACTCTCGGGCAGTTACTTTTCCTATGACGAAGGACTGTTTTACAAGCGGTTTACGCCATTTATGACCTTTGCCTTCAGAAATGAGGATTTGCGGAATAATGAAAAACAATTTATCAATCTAAGAAATATCAATGTGCGTAGAGATGAAAATCCTAACGACCCATTGCAGGAACCTAATTACAGTGTTTTCAATGCGCAGTATGTCTATTCAAATCCTAACCTTATCAATTATTTTCGAGGGGTGGCAGATTATCAGATCTCGTCTAAATTCAGTAAACTTTCTGCCGAAATTGAATATCGAAAATTATTTCTTAATAATCGTCAATTGAATCTGCGTCTCTTTGCCGGAGTGTTTTTGTTTAATGATTCGGGTGCCGATAAGGATTTTTTCAGTTTTGCCTTGGATCGTCCTACCGATTATCTTTTCGATTATAATTATTACGGAAGAAGCGAAGACACAGGGTTATTTAGTCAGCAACTCATCATAGCCGAAGGAGGATTTAAGTCCCAACTCGAACCTGCGTTTGCAAACAGATGGATCACTACCCTGAACGCAAGTACGAACATCTGGAAATGGATCTATGCCTATGGTGATGCCGGTCTGGTTCACAATTCTAAAGAGGGAATCGAATTTGTGTATGACAGCGGAATCCGGTTAAGTTTGGTAGCCGACTATTTCGAACTGTACTTCCCCTTGTATTCTAACCTTGGTTTCGAACCCTCACTTCCCAATTACGATCAACGGATCCGGTTTATTGTTACCTTAAGTCCGAAAACTCTGTTGAGCCTTTTTAC is from Constantimarinum furrinae and encodes:
- the uvrA gene encoding excinuclease ABC subunit UvrA encodes the protein MAKNDDFIEVLGARVHNLKNIDVRIPRENLVVITGLSGSGKSSLAFDTIYAEGQRRYIETFSAYARQFLGSLERPDVDKIDGLSPVIAIEQKTTSRSPRSTVGTITEIYDFLRLFFARASDAYSYNTGKKMVSYSDEQIKQLIIQDFKGKKVSILAPVVRSRKGHYRELFEQISKQGFLKVRIDGEVTDLTKGMKIDRYKTHDIEIVIDRLKISEESDHNKRLSESIITAMYHGDDVLMVLDNETDEVRFFSRSLMCPSSGISYPNPEPNNFSFNSPKGMCPDCKGLGKLYEVNLKKIVPDTKLSIKQGALAPHGPQKSNWIFKQLELIAERFKFKLSDPFESIPEEAKEMIFHGGNEKFEIESKTLGITRNYKIDFEGVATFLQNTFEANESKSLRRWAKEYMDKIPCPECGGSRLRKESLYFKVNEKNIADLAHMDVVELAEWFDDLEKHLSETQLKIASEIIKEVRSRLQFLVDVGLTYLALDRSSKSLSGGEAQRIRLATQIGSQLVGVLYILDEPSIGLHQRDNEKLIQSLIALRDIGNSVIVVEHDKDMIYHADYVIDIGPAAGRHGGEIVSQGTPKEIEKHHTLTADYLNGTKEIAIPKKRRKGNGKTLTLSGATGNNLKNISVDFPLGTMIGVTGVSGSGKSTLVNETLYPILNAHFFNGVKKPMPYTKIDGLKHIDKVIDINQSPIGRTPRSNPATYTGVFSEIRSLYAKVPEAMIRGYKPGRFSFNVAGGRCETCKGGGLRVIEMNFLPDVYVECETCQGKRFNRETLEIRYKGNSIYDVLEMTINEACKFFEHIPKIYRKLKTIQDVGLGYITLGQQSTTLSGGEAQRIKLATELSKRDTGNTFYILDEPTTGLHFEDIRVLLVVLNKLVDKGNTVVIIEHNLDVIKTVDYIIDIGPEGGKKGGKIMALGTPEEIVKDKKSYTARFLKKELH
- a CDS encoding LOG family protein — protein: MRNESNPKNWNEVKTNDSWAIFKIMGEFVNGYEKMSRIGPCVSIFGSARTKPDHKYYKLAESIAKKITENGYGVITGGGPGIMEAGNKGAHLAGGTSVGLNITLPFEQHDNAYIDSDKSIDFDYFFVRKVMFVKYSQGFVVMPGGFGTLDEFFEAFTLIQTHKIDKFPLILVGREFWSGLMDWITGTLLEANNNISPEDMDLVHVVDNEDEVLEILNNFYDKYNLSPNF
- a CDS encoding gluzincin family metallopeptidase yields the protein MNKTLVFVTILLVSCSLAAQHTISIDAHIVPEKKAINITQEIEYVNTSAETLNEIYLNDWANSFSKKTTPLAKRFSENYDSSFHFEKNKDRGKTTVHSITTATGLSLNWERGDEVDIIRLPLEMPLRAGESFTFKIVYTVTVPDDKFTRYGISKDGDLKLRYWYISPAVYDGSWQVYSNKNTDDLYLTPSAFNIDLHYPEKYILTTDLDVVSEKTSEGTKTSVLQSNKRMNATMYLNQDSKFESIVTDKVEIVSNLEDKKVAPPMRALIVDRIAHFLNEKLGPYPFNKIVVSESDYKNNPVYGLNQLPDFISPFPDGFEYDMEQLKTITAQYLENTLVTHPRNDYWLHGAIQIYLMMEYVDLYYPKMKIIGNLSNFWVIRWSHASNLEFNDQYPLLYLNMARNNLNQPLTTPKDSLVKFNKNIANAYYGGDGLAYLADYMGKENMSKSLKEFYQANRLKPIHTSVFETALTKNTNLPVNWFFEDFIDSRITIDFKIKKVKKKGDSLEVTIRNLKDNVMPVSLYGLNRDSIIFKRWVDPVDSISTVTVPAQDIRKLAVNYEEIIPEYNQRNNFKKVKGLLNRPVQFRLFQDVEDPKYNQLFFMPVFEYNLYDGFTVGPKLYNKTVLPKAIHYKLEPQYGFRSNTLVGNGSIVYTDNRSSGKLYAMRYGLSGSYFSYDEGLFYKRFTPFMTFAFRNEDLRNNEKQFINLRNINVRRDENPNDPLQEPNYSVFNAQYVYSNPNLINYFRGVADYQISSKFSKLSAEIEYRKLFLNNRQLNLRLFAGVFLFNDSGADKDFFSFALDRPTDYLFDYNYYGRSEDTGLFSQQLIIAEGGFKSQLEPAFANRWITTLNASTNIWKWIYAYGDAGLVHNSKEGIEFVYDSGIRLSLVADYFELYFPLYSNLGFEPSLPNYDQRIRFIVTLSPKTLLSLFTRAWY